From one Basilea psittacipulmonis DSM 24701 genomic stretch:
- a CDS encoding UvrD-helicase domain-containing protein, whose amino-acid sequence MRLNEEQREAAYAEDQNVLVLAGAGTGKTTVLIERLLYLRKQNRKVLFLAFSAEVAREIREKIAKQNIEADVFTFHALSLHLCKTLDDSRDFQVTTSSDWEQVSDITWQVCQELCEDDTQWAEFLDFLEHEEIYYSLHGTAWLHQRGLGLLSFRQDGFQSIADLRVAIALERLKCQYVYRPLIKPYPHTAYASFYLPEHDYYLNVMQDNGEYPLTSEIFEDLSLNVLHLHHVDLEAIAEKKMEHITFPNPYIQCLSAFEGDEEPVFSFHQRVHQFVQRMLDIVPASIEKTLPDSPLWHMQYIKRLVDRIAQKVILNWTETNKITFFQMIEEAKKLIINTQYQADWDDILVDEFQDLTDQQYTLLSTLRKNKPNLNLFCVGDDWQAIYEFAGSNLAYILKFEQYFGPVSLYYLTQTYRFHESISYIAQEFLLKNPKQINKNLRARKKTKGECIRVFAHHIPMKNMMKYRKCDETVMFLARCHADLPHAKIQEKWMEKYPFVRFMTMHASKGLEADHVVLLNLVKGNMPLQRDYINDYFLDWIHPKTPLDFPFEDERRLFYVALTRAKKYLWLQTDWHQPSNFLMELLALPQSERHIRFYGHQVKNYYTFQKLKRRSSPVY is encoded by the coding sequence ATGAGGTTAAATGAGGAACAAAGGGAAGCGGCTTACGCGGAAGATCAGAATGTTTTGGTGTTGGCAGGTGCAGGAACAGGAAAAACAACCGTATTGATTGAACGATTGCTGTACTTGAGAAAACAAAATCGCAAGGTTTTATTTTTAGCGTTTTCCGCAGAAGTGGCTCGAGAAATTCGAGAGAAAATTGCGAAACAAAATATTGAAGCGGATGTATTTACCTTTCACGCCTTGTCATTGCATTTGTGTAAGACTCTGGATGATAGTCGTGATTTTCAGGTTACGACATCATCTGATTGGGAACAGGTCAGTGATATCACTTGGCAGGTTTGCCAAGAACTCTGTGAAGATGATACCCAATGGGCTGAATTTTTGGATTTTTTGGAACATGAAGAAATTTATTATTCATTGCACGGGACGGCATGGCTACATCAAAGAGGTCTGGGCTTACTTAGTTTTCGTCAAGATGGGTTTCAAAGCATTGCAGATTTAAGGGTAGCGATTGCTTTGGAGCGATTAAAGTGTCAATACGTTTACCGCCCATTAATCAAACCCTATCCTCACACGGCCTATGCTAGTTTTTATTTACCTGAACATGATTATTATTTGAATGTGATGCAAGACAACGGCGAGTATCCTTTGACATCCGAGATATTTGAAGATTTGTCTTTAAACGTGCTTCATCTTCATCATGTAGATTTGGAGGCAATCGCTGAAAAAAAGATGGAACATATTACCTTTCCTAATCCTTATATTCAGTGTTTATCGGCTTTTGAGGGGGATGAGGAGCCAGTCTTTTCTTTTCATCAAAGAGTTCATCAGTTTGTACAAAGAATGTTGGACATCGTACCTGCATCGATAGAAAAAACCTTGCCAGATAGTCCGTTATGGCATATGCAGTATATAAAAAGATTGGTGGACAGGATTGCCCAAAAAGTGATATTAAATTGGACTGAAACAAATAAAATCACTTTTTTTCAGATGATTGAAGAGGCAAAAAAACTTATCATTAACACGCAATATCAAGCAGATTGGGACGATATTTTAGTCGATGAGTTTCAGGATTTAACAGATCAACAATACACGTTGCTATCAACATTACGCAAGAATAAACCTAATCTGAATTTGTTTTGTGTGGGCGATGATTGGCAAGCGATTTATGAGTTTGCAGGTTCAAATTTAGCGTATATCTTAAAGTTCGAACAGTATTTTGGCCCTGTTTCACTGTATTATTTGACCCAGACATATCGATTTCATGAGTCTATTTCATATATTGCACAGGAATTTTTATTAAAAAATCCCAAACAAATTAATAAAAATCTACGAGCCAGAAAGAAAACAAAAGGGGAGTGTATTCGTGTATTTGCTCATCATATTCCCATGAAAAATATGATGAAATATCGGAAATGTGATGAAACAGTCATGTTTTTAGCAAGGTGTCATGCGGATTTACCTCATGCAAAGATTCAGGAAAAATGGATGGAAAAATATCCCTTTGTACGTTTTATGACCATGCATGCATCAAAAGGACTAGAGGCCGATCATGTGGTGTTATTGAATCTGGTAAAAGGTAATATGCCTTTGCAACGAGACTATATTAATGATTATTTTTTAGACTGGATACATCCTAAAACGCCTTTGGATTTTCCGTTTGAGGATGAACGACGCTTGTTTTATGTCGCTTTAACACGAGCCAAAAAATACTTATGGTTACAAACTGATTGGCATCAGCCATCAAATTTTCTAATGGAATTATTAGCGTTACCACAATCTGAAAGACACATACGATTTTATGGACATCAGGTAAAGAATTACTATACTTTTCAAAAACTCAAACGACGTTCTTCACCCGTCTATTAA
- a CDS encoding RsmB/NOP family class I SAM-dependent RNA methyltransferase, whose amino-acid sequence MSKPHKHPVKKRQNNQATHRRDISKNKVVGRIEQIESVLKEILNWEHPADVILSQWFRKHKQLGARDRHEVAEAVFDVLRHLKQYRQYAESGFGSHTRRLAILGLYAVIGESIFSQLQEEEKDWLKRLALIDPESLSPDVRFSMPTWLIEKLTHLPDANNLFLALNEKAPLDLRVNIFKANREDILEKVKAYEPQAQATPYSPWGIRLWNKPALSRWPMFEAGEIEVQDEGSQILGMLLAPKRGEMVVDYCAGAGGKTLLLGALMRSTGRLYAFDVSESRLSKAKPRLARSGLSNVTTVVLHKEKDERVKRLAGKADRVLVDAPCTGMGTLRRNPDLKWRQTPEDLKQLVELQSKILDQACTLLKPGGRLVYSTCSLLPQENELQIQSFLNRHPEFELKAVNDLWDERCTGLVMQDAYLKLRPDYHQTDGFFAAVLEKRK is encoded by the coding sequence ATGTCAAAACCGCATAAACACCCCGTTAAAAAACGCCAAAATAATCAAGCGACACATCGCCGTGACATCTCTAAAAACAAAGTGGTTGGACGTATCGAACAGATTGAATCGGTCCTAAAAGAGATATTGAATTGGGAGCATCCTGCCGATGTTATCTTGTCCCAATGGTTTAGAAAACATAAACAACTAGGGGCTAGAGATAGACATGAAGTAGCTGAAGCTGTTTTTGATGTGTTGAGACATTTAAAACAGTACCGCCAATATGCTGAAAGTGGTTTTGGATCGCATACTCGCCGATTGGCTATTTTAGGGCTATATGCGGTGATAGGTGAGTCGATATTTTCTCAACTACAGGAAGAAGAAAAGGACTGGTTAAAACGGTTGGCACTGATTGATCCTGAAAGCCTATCGCCAGATGTGCGTTTTAGCATGCCTACTTGGTTGATTGAAAAATTAACGCATTTGCCCGATGCAAACAACTTATTTTTAGCTTTGAATGAAAAAGCACCATTGGATTTGCGTGTCAATATTTTTAAAGCTAATCGTGAAGATATCTTAGAAAAGGTGAAAGCCTATGAACCTCAAGCACAGGCAACTCCTTATTCTCCATGGGGTATTCGCTTGTGGAATAAACCTGCATTAAGTCGTTGGCCCATGTTTGAAGCAGGTGAGATCGAAGTTCAGGATGAGGGAAGCCAGATTTTAGGCATGTTATTGGCACCTAAACGTGGCGAGATGGTTGTTGACTATTGTGCAGGTGCTGGAGGCAAAACCTTGCTGTTAGGGGCTTTAATGCGTTCTACAGGTCGCCTTTATGCGTTCGATGTATCAGAATCAAGATTGTCAAAAGCCAAGCCCAGACTGGCTCGTAGCGGTTTGTCTAATGTGACGACAGTGGTACTTCATAAAGAAAAAGATGAAAGAGTCAAAAGATTGGCCGGTAAAGCGGATCGTGTGTTAGTGGATGCACCTTGTACAGGAATGGGAACGTTAAGACGTAATCCAGATTTGAAATGGCGACAAACGCCTGAAGATTTGAAGCAATTGGTCGAGCTTCAAAGCAAAATTCTTGATCAAGCCTGCACTTTGTTAAAACCGGGAGGTCGCTTGGTATATTCTACTTGCAGTTTATTGCCTCAAGAAAATGAGTTACAGATTCAATCATTTTTGAATAGACATCCTGAGTTTGAGTTAAAAGCGGTCAATGATCTGTGGGATGAACGATGCACAGGCTTGGTCATGCAAGATGCGTATTTGAAATTGCGCCCTGATTATCATCAAACAGATGGATTTTTTGCAGCGGTTTTAGAAAAGAGAAAATAA
- the purN gene encoding phosphoribosylglycinamide formyltransferase: MNHPNLPKKRFVILISGRGSNMRAIVEKNRDNQQVEIAAVISHTPDSQGLQWAKEQGIETEEVLHKHYANREAFEQELIQVIDRYQPDYIVLAGFMRILTAGFVTHYASRVINIHPSLLPSFIGLHTHQQALDMGVKVHGCTIHVVTPELDHGPIIAQAVVPVCDDDTADTLASRVLKMEHTLYPNVVKGLAEGRIVIKDDKVQNPQGLLWFQEN, from the coding sequence ATGAATCACCCTAATTTACCTAAAAAACGTTTTGTAATATTGATTTCAGGACGCGGTTCGAATATGCGTGCCATCGTCGAAAAAAATCGTGATAATCAGCAGGTCGAGATTGCAGCGGTGATTTCTCATACGCCTGATAGTCAAGGATTGCAGTGGGCAAAAGAACAAGGGATTGAGACAGAAGAAGTCTTGCATAAACATTACGCTAATCGTGAGGCGTTTGAGCAGGAACTCATCCAAGTCATTGATCGCTATCAGCCAGATTATATTGTGTTGGCAGGGTTTATGAGAATTTTAACCGCAGGATTTGTCACTCATTATGCGTCACGCGTGATAAATATTCATCCCTCTTTGTTGCCATCATTTATTGGCCTACATACCCATCAACAGGCTTTAGATATGGGCGTAAAGGTGCATGGTTGCACGATTCATGTGGTGACACCAGAATTGGATCACGGCCCGATTATTGCCCAAGCGGTCGTCCCTGTTTGCGATGATGATACAGCCGATACCTTGGCATCGCGTGTGTTAAAAATGGAGCATACCCTTTATCCTAATGTGGTCAAAGGCTTGGCTGAAGGTCGCATTGTGATAAAGGATGATAAGGTTCAAAATCCTCAAGGATTGCTTTGGTTTCAAGAAAACTAA
- a CDS encoding bifunctional riboflavin kinase/FAD synthetase codes for MKKNIYLYRDALANHHQGSAVTIGNFDGIHLGHQGLLLHLVKVARQKHLIPTVLTFIPHAREFFATQRNNPALAPARILSPRDKIQAIRECGIEHIIVKRFNEAFARLSPQDFIKDILIDQLNVKWLIVGKDFHFGHKRLGDISMLEKAAKLYNFELVIAEDILDDENQRYSSTAVRKALSDGDMDLANELLGHPYLVTGHVIHGQKLGRTLGFPTLNLKLHPLSALKTGVYIVTVSGLKETPIPAVASVGFRPTVTTDGALLLEVHLLDTQIDAYGKLISVSFLKFVRSEEKFQDLEALTNAIQNDVKIAKTYFLNHGL; via the coding sequence GTGAAAAAGAATATCTATCTATATCGTGATGCACTAGCCAACCATCATCAAGGTAGTGCCGTAACTATTGGGAATTTTGATGGCATTCATTTGGGCCATCAAGGGCTTTTATTGCATCTTGTAAAAGTTGCTCGCCAGAAACATCTCATCCCCACCGTCTTAACGTTTATTCCTCATGCTAGAGAATTTTTTGCAACCCAGCGAAATAATCCAGCATTAGCACCCGCTCGTATTTTGTCCCCTCGAGATAAAATACAGGCGATTCGTGAATGCGGCATTGAGCATATTATCGTTAAACGATTTAATGAGGCGTTTGCCCGTCTTTCTCCTCAAGATTTTATTAAAGACATCCTCATCGACCAATTAAATGTAAAATGGTTAATTGTGGGTAAAGATTTTCATTTTGGACACAAACGATTAGGCGATATTTCTATGCTAGAAAAAGCCGCAAAGTTATATAACTTTGAACTCGTGATTGCTGAAGATATTCTAGACGATGAAAATCAACGATATTCCAGTACCGCTGTTAGAAAAGCCTTGTCAGACGGTGACATGGACCTTGCTAATGAACTATTAGGACATCCTTACCTAGTGACTGGTCACGTCATTCACGGACAAAAATTAGGTAGAACCCTCGGTTTCCCGACGTTAAACCTAAAACTTCACCCCTTGTCTGCCCTAAAAACAGGGGTTTATATTGTAACTGTCAGCGGTCTAAAAGAAACGCCTATCCCTGCTGTGGCCAGTGTCGGCTTTAGACCTACCGTCACGACAGATGGTGCCTTATTACTTGAAGTGCATTTATTGGATACCCAGATAGATGCTTATGGAAAACTTATTTCGGTTTCTTTCTTGAAATTTGTTCGATCTGAAGAAAAATTCCAAGATTTAGAAGCACTAACCAACGCTATTCAAAACGATGTAAAAATAGCAAAAACTTATTTTTTGAATCATGGACTATAA
- the lspA gene encoding signal peptidase II, with the protein MRKDGGCQGGCGHHASSNPTQHEAPLWQAVTRPKDANGQPISMTQEEIDAHPLVKAVRAWRFFNFSLFALFLIVIDQLSKTLVFSRFTYGERLEILPVFDLTLVFNRGAAFGFLSDHDGWQRWFFLILAVGISIILGVLTYKPSTPKWRAIAYSLIMAGALGNAIDRFLHGYVIDFILVYWNEYFFPAFNFADSCITIGVILLIIEELFFSRKKVK; encoded by the coding sequence ATGCGTAAGGATGGCGGTTGCCAAGGAGGTTGTGGACATCACGCCTCCTCCAACCCAACTCAACATGAAGCCCCTCTTTGGCAGGCTGTCACACGCCCAAAAGACGCTAATGGACAGCCTATTAGCATGACACAAGAAGAAATAGATGCACATCCCCTAGTTAAAGCGGTTAGGGCTTGGCGTTTTTTTAATTTTTCTTTGTTTGCCCTATTTTTAATCGTTATCGATCAGCTCAGCAAAACCCTTGTTTTCTCTCGTTTTACCTATGGTGAACGATTAGAAATTTTACCTGTCTTTGATTTGACACTGGTTTTTAATCGTGGGGCGGCGTTTGGTTTTCTATCAGATCACGATGGCTGGCAACGATGGTTTTTTCTCATCTTGGCTGTTGGCATATCCATTATTCTAGGGGTGTTAACCTATAAACCAAGCACGCCGAAATGGCGAGCCATCGCGTACAGCCTTATTATGGCTGGTGCTTTAGGCAATGCTATCGATCGTTTCTTGCATGGTTATGTCATCGATTTTATACTAGTTTATTGGAACGAATACTTTTTCCCAGCTTTTAACTTCGCTGATAGCTGTATTACCATCGGTGTTATTCTATTAATTATTGAAGAATTATTTTTCTCTCGCAAAAAGGTTAAGTAA
- the ileS gene encoding isoleucine--tRNA ligase, with protein sequence MDYKDTLNLPQTNFPMRGNLPKREPQWVKEWQEKKVYEAIRQASAGRPLFILHDGPPYANGDIHIGHATNKILKDIIIKSKTMAGFDAPYIPGWDCHGMPIEIQIEKKYGKGLPTEEVQSKARAYAKEQVERQKAGFIRLGVLADWDHPYLTMNFKNEANEVRALSEMIEKGYIYRGLKPVNWCFDCGSALAEAEVEYADRVDNAIDVAFPFSELNGVSAAFDYTLDDSGAIVIWTTTPWTIVANQALNVHPELEYDLVRVSPALPTGNYLILAKDRVAECLKQWDLEGEVVASCKGEKLANLAFHHPLSSLDSGYDRISPVYLADYVSVDAGTGIVHSAPAYGVDDFLTCKANGLKDSDILSPVMSDGVYVSTLPLFGGMKIWDANTKIIEALKACGTLISSKKLNHSYMHCWRHKTPIIYRATSQWFAGMDIKPKDNGPTLRETALKGVDDTAFFPAWGRARLHAMIANRPDWTLSRQRQWGVPMAFFVHKETGELHPRTVELLKIIADRIEKEGIEVWQRITVEEMLGDQEAALYEKGTDTLDVWFDSGTTHYTVMGGKDHGQGSHAEKLAWPADLYLEGSDQHRGWFHSSLLTSSMLYGRAPYKALLTHGFTVDGEGRKMSKSLGNTVAPQEVSDRLGAEIIRLWVASTDYSGELSISDQILNRVVESYRRIRNTLCFLIGNLGDFNAHTDKVPLEQLLEVDRYAISETKKLQDKVLAHCEKYEFHPVVSQLQIFCSEFLGGFYLDILKDRLYTTKKDSLARRSAQTALLYITQSLLKQMAPILSFTAEEAWGVLCSTTLADTPNANDVTIFTNTYEQLPSFADEQALSDKWARILEIRALLNKELENVRAAGKIGSSLQAEVDIYARGTDFDILNSLKDDLRFVFIVSRADLHLSEDEELRFSIAPSAEEKCERCWHYRPEVNDHADHICQRCDSNLNGSGEERHYA encoded by the coding sequence ATGGACTATAAAGATACATTAAACTTACCCCAAACAAACTTCCCTATGCGTGGCAACCTGCCTAAACGTGAACCACAATGGGTCAAAGAATGGCAGGAAAAGAAAGTGTATGAGGCGATTCGTCAAGCATCGGCTGGCAGACCTCTATTTATTCTTCATGATGGACCTCCCTATGCAAACGGAGATATTCATATCGGCCATGCCACGAATAAAATCCTAAAAGACATCATCATCAAAAGCAAGACGATGGCGGGTTTTGATGCACCTTATATCCCTGGCTGGGATTGTCACGGTATGCCGATTGAAATTCAAATCGAGAAAAAATATGGCAAAGGCTTACCCACCGAAGAAGTACAGTCTAAAGCCCGTGCATATGCCAAAGAACAAGTGGAACGTCAAAAAGCAGGATTTATCCGTTTGGGCGTATTAGCAGACTGGGATCATCCGTATCTCACGATGAATTTCAAAAATGAAGCCAATGAAGTTCGTGCATTGAGCGAAATGATTGAAAAAGGATATATTTATCGTGGTTTAAAACCCGTCAACTGGTGTTTTGACTGCGGTTCAGCCTTGGCAGAAGCTGAAGTAGAATACGCCGATCGTGTTGATAATGCAATCGATGTCGCCTTTCCTTTTTCAGAATTAAACGGTGTGAGTGCCGCTTTTGATTACACCTTGGATGATAGCGGTGCAATCGTGATTTGGACCACAACACCTTGGACAATCGTTGCGAACCAAGCACTAAACGTCCATCCTGAACTGGAATACGATTTGGTGAGAGTATCACCTGCTTTGCCTACAGGTAATTATTTAATTCTAGCCAAAGACCGTGTGGCAGAATGCTTAAAACAATGGGATCTTGAGGGTGAAGTTGTTGCTAGCTGTAAAGGTGAAAAACTAGCGAATCTCGCTTTCCATCATCCTTTAAGTTCACTGGATAGTGGTTATGACCGTATCAGCCCCGTTTATCTTGCTGACTACGTTTCAGTCGATGCGGGTACAGGTATCGTTCACAGTGCCCCTGCTTACGGTGTGGATGACTTTTTGACGTGTAAAGCGAATGGTCTAAAAGACAGCGACATTCTTAGTCCTGTTATGAGCGATGGCGTTTATGTATCTACCCTGCCTTTATTTGGCGGTATGAAAATTTGGGATGCCAATACTAAAATCATCGAAGCTCTTAAAGCTTGTGGTACCTTGATTTCATCGAAAAAACTCAACCACAGCTATATGCACTGCTGGCGCCATAAAACGCCTATTATTTACCGTGCTACCAGCCAATGGTTTGCTGGTATGGACATCAAACCTAAAGACAATGGTCCAACACTTAGAGAAACCGCACTAAAAGGCGTTGATGACACTGCATTCTTCCCTGCATGGGGTCGAGCACGTCTTCATGCCATGATCGCCAACCGTCCTGACTGGACCTTATCAAGACAACGTCAATGGGGCGTGCCGATGGCATTCTTTGTTCACAAAGAAACAGGAGAATTACATCCACGCACGGTGGAGCTATTGAAGATCATCGCGGATCGCATCGAAAAAGAAGGGATTGAGGTATGGCAACGCATCACCGTAGAAGAAATGCTTGGTGATCAAGAAGCTGCCTTATACGAAAAAGGTACGGATACTTTAGACGTTTGGTTTGATTCAGGTACCACGCATTACACGGTGATGGGTGGCAAAGATCATGGACAAGGCTCACATGCTGAGAAACTCGCATGGCCTGCAGACTTGTATTTAGAGGGTTCTGACCAGCACCGTGGTTGGTTCCACTCTTCTTTATTAACGTCATCCATGTTATACGGACGTGCCCCATATAAAGCATTATTGACTCATGGTTTTACGGTGGATGGCGAAGGTCGCAAAATGTCTAAATCTTTAGGCAACACCGTAGCTCCTCAAGAAGTCAGTGATCGTTTAGGTGCTGAGATTATTCGTCTTTGGGTGGCTTCTACAGACTATTCAGGCGAACTTTCTATCTCTGATCAGATTCTTAACCGCGTGGTGGAGTCTTACCGTCGCATTCGCAATACGCTTTGTTTCTTAATTGGTAATTTAGGCGATTTCAACGCTCACACAGACAAAGTGCCTTTGGAACAATTACTGGAAGTGGATCGTTATGCTATTAGCGAAACGAAAAAACTTCAAGATAAGGTTTTAGCACATTGCGAGAAATATGAGTTCCACCCTGTTGTTTCACAGCTTCAGATCTTTTGTTCTGAGTTTTTAGGTGGTTTCTATTTGGACATCCTTAAAGACCGTCTATACACCACGAAAAAAGATAGTTTGGCTAGACGTTCAGCACAAACAGCCCTTCTATACATCACACAATCTTTGCTCAAACAAATGGCACCGATTTTGTCGTTTACCGCTGAAGAAGCTTGGGGCGTGTTATGTAGCACAACTTTGGCTGATACACCTAATGCTAACGATGTCACTATCTTTACCAATACCTACGAACAATTGCCTAGCTTTGCCGATGAACAAGCATTAAGCGACAAATGGGCACGTATTTTAGAAATTCGTGCTTTATTGAACAAAGAACTTGAAAATGTTCGTGCTGCAGGCAAGATTGGTTCATCTTTACAAGCAGAAGTCGATATCTATGCTCGTGGTACCGATTTCGATATTTTAAACAGCCTAAAAGATGATTTAAGATTTGTCTTTATTGTTTCTAGAGCTGACCTACACCTCAGTGAAGATGAAGAACTACGTTTCAGCATTGCTCCTTCTGCAGAAGAAAAATGCGAGCGTTGCTGGCACTATCGTCCCGAAGTCAACGATCACGCTGATCACATCTGCCAACGTTGTGACAGCAATCTAAATGGTTCGGGCGAGGAGCGTCATTATGCGTAA